From the Toxoplasma gondii ME49 chromosome VIIa, whole genome shotgun sequence genome, one window contains:
- a CDS encoding RUB1 conjugating enzyme (encoded by transcript TGME49_280760): MLKLYGVGRGRPKQVSSSTSQNNAEASSSASPSSSAAPLSGDTGSSSGVSGASSASADPQERRRFPGEIRLQKELEDLDLPHQCVLTFSSLEKRGAAEASSPQLLGNSLLNMQLKISPDDGFWRGGKFLFFIAIPANYPHDPPKVKCMDKIYHPNIDQHGNVCLNILREDWKPVLSISSVMYGLLHLFLEPNPSDPLNQEAAALLRSNPSEFQRQVRRTLHL; the protein is encoded by the exons ATGCTGAAGTTGTACGGCGTAGGCCGTGGGCGGCCTAAGCaggtctcttcctcgacgtcGCAGAACAACGCAGAGGCGTCATCTTCTGCCTCCCCGAGTTCTTcagctgctcctctctcaggAGACACTGGCAGCAGttcgggtgtctctggcGCTTCTTCAGCGTCTGCAGATCCTCAAGAAAGGCGTCGGTTTCCCGGAGAGATTCGCCTGCAGAAAGAGCTGGAGGACTTAGATCTTCCTCATCAGTGTGTTCTTactttctcgtctttggaGAAACGCGGTGCCGCggaggcttcttctcctcagctGCTGGGGAACAGCCTGCTGAACATGCAGTTGAAAATATCTCCCGACGATGGATTCTGGCGAGGCGGCAAGTTCCTCTTTTTCATTGCCATTCCTGCAAACTACCCTCATGACCCGCCGAAAGTCAAGTGTATGGACAAG aTTTACCATCCGAATATTGACCAACACGGTAATGTGTGTCTGAACATTCTACGAGAAGACTGGAAGCCTGTTCTCTCCATCTCGTCCGTCATGTACGGCCTCCTCCACTTGTTTCTC GAGCCTAATCCGAGCGACCCTTTGAACCAAGAAGCAGCGGCTCTGCTTCGGTCGAATCCCTCGGAGTTTCAGAGACAAGTTCGGCGAACTCTGCATCTCTAG